A genomic stretch from Bombus huntii isolate Logan2020A unplaced genomic scaffold, iyBomHunt1.1 ctg00000250.1, whole genome shotgun sequence includes:
- the LOC126877805 gene encoding omega-amidase NIT2-like yields MLILSSTIHNLNIMILTNIAKQVVRTMSKPNVFNFSNILAFRLALVQLEVNEVKRKNVERAVSYISSAKERNADIIALPECFNSPYGIQYFRKYAESIPDGETSVALSNAAKENNIYVVGGTMPEIEGDKLYNTCTIWGPDGTLIAKHRKVHLFDIDIPNKITFRESDSLSPGNSLTTFDVKGCKIGIGICYDIRFEEMARIYRNKGCQMLIYPAAFNMTTGPLHWSLLQRSRANDNQLYVACISPARVPSASYVAWGHTQLTNPWGKILYDLETQENMAVTDIDLKVVEEVRAQIPTFSQRRTDLYDTVCKKE; encoded by the exons ATGTTGATATTGAGTAGTACCATACATAACCTCAACATTATGATACTTACAAACATCGCTAAACAAGTAGTGCGAACGATGTCGA AACCGAATGTATTTAACTTTTCCAACATTTTAGCATTTCGCTTGGCGTTGGTACAACTTGAAGTAAATGAAGTAAAACGCAAAAATGTAGAGCGGGCAGTTTCCTACATTTCTAGCGCAAAAGAGCGCAATGCTGATATTATAGCTCTTCCTGAATGCTTTAATTCACCATATggaatac agtactttcgaaaatacgccgagagtattcctgatggtgaaacgagcgttgctttatcgaatgcagctaaagaaaacaacatctatgtagttggtggtacgatgcctgaaatagagggcgataaattgtacaatacctgtactatttggggtcccgatggaactttgatagcaaaacaccgaaag gtacatctattcgacatcgacattcctaataagattacttttcgagagagtgattcactcagtcctggtaactccctaacgacgttcgatgtgaagggctgcaaaataggtattggcatatgctatgatattagattcgaggaaatggcacgcatttatcggaacaaag gttgccaaatgctgatatatccagcggcattcaatatgaccactggaccactgcactggtcattacttcagcgttccagagcgaatgataatcaattatacgttgcttgcatatcaccggctcgtgttccttcagcaagttacgtcgcatggggacatacacagttgaccaatccctggggaaagattctttacgatttggaaactcaagagaatatggcagtcaccgatatcg atctaaaagttgttgaggaagtaagggctcagatacctacattttctcagagacgtacagatttgtacgacactgtctgtaagaaggagtaa